The following are from one region of the Osmia bicornis bicornis chromosome 8, iOsmBic2.1, whole genome shotgun sequence genome:
- the LOC114880204 gene encoding ribosomal protein S6 kinase alpha-5-like isoform X2 has protein sequence MENVMQPPLPPPPPPSEILENTSAEHTVTHVLTFVNLADSGGQRVDMTHFDLLKVLGTGAYGKVFLVRKRTGTDAGRLYAMKVLKKASIVQKKKTTEHTKTERQVLEAVRDSPFLVTLHYAFQTDAKLHLILDYVSGGELFTHLYQREHFTEDEVRIYIGEVILALEHLHKLGIIYRDIKLENILLDREGHIVLTDFGLSKEFLPHERDSNARAYSFCGTIEYMAPEVVRGGSAGHDIAVDWWSVGVLTYELLTGASPFTVEGEKNTQQDISRRILKTDPPIPSHLSPTVRDFILRLLVKDPRQRLGGGPSDAKELKEHPFFRRAPPPFCWESLERREIPPPFVPRITHELDTSNFSDEFTKMIAADSPAVVPPNYDKIFRGYSYVAPSVLFGDNVVSKDIFKEATKASTESQRPSASDVLAARFEESTFFQVYELDPREEALGDGSFSVCRKCRHRKTLQEFAVKIVSRRIDCGREANLLRTCQGHPNVVKLIEVHQDRAHTYLVMELLSGGELLRRPRPFSEQHASRIMRQLASAVRFMHSRGVVHRDLKPENIVFAHVGEDSSVKIVDFGFARIKRGCEPLHTPCFTLPYAAPEVVARQGYDQSCDLWSLGAILYSMLSGKPPFRTGSPDLATRIRAGEIDFDGESWNHVSSLAKQVAKGLLTVDPSKRLTASGLANHPWLNETSSFDVTTTGSYDVHAAHEHANPSFLEKPEGFRLREVDGARLAQRRKLHKRSTSSSVSSSASTTSSSPSVQLLRPPSAATNLATSASPAQPSAFDFGEDKVNEYLSSLSSSSDSNSPRIMQETPKKRRKRDDDHSDQDIYSKRYKRIHLDSEVYKNRTGPVTRSRKRKLEEQTVNGGGDPLTAELRESSRADLREIHRKQKAGKRPKRLATIILE, from the exons TGAACCTGGCCGACAGCGGAGGACAGAGGGTAGACATGACGCACTTCGATTTGCTGAAGGTCCTTGGAACTGGAG CTTACGGTAAGGTGTTCCTGGTGCGAAAGAGGACGGGCACCGATGCTGGACGTCTTTACGCCATGAAAGTATTGAAGAAAGCGTCGAtcgtgcagaagaagaagacgaccGAGCACACGAAAACGGAGAGACAAGTTCTGGAGGCCGTTCGAGACAGTCCTTTTTTAGTTACCTTGCATTACGCCTTTCAGACGGACGCCAAGCTCCATCTGATTTTAG ATTATGTCAGTGGTGGTGAGCTGTTTACGCATCTATATCAGCGGGAACACTTCACCGAGGACGAAGTGCGGATTTATATCGGGGAAGTTATTTTAGCGTTAGAACATTTGCACAAA CTGGGCATCATCTACAGggatattaaattagaaaatattctgCTGGACAGAGAGGGTCATATCGTGTTAACTGATTTCGGTTTAAGTAAAGAGTTTCTGCCGCACGAAAGGGACAGCAACGCCCGTGCTTACTCCTTTTGCGGAACTATCGAGTACATGGCACCGGAAGTGGTACGAGGGGGCTCAGCGGGACACGATATT GCAGTGGACTGGTGGAGCGTGGGCGTTCTTACGTACGAGCTGCTAACCGGCGCGTCTCCATTTACGGTGGAGGGTGAGAAGAACACGCAACAGGATATCTCACGAAGAATCCTCAAAACGGATCCTCCGATTCCCAGTCACCTCAGCCCAACCGTACGAGACTTTATCCTCCGTCTTCTGGTGAAGGATCCTCGACAGCGGTTGGGTGGTGGGCCGAGCGACGCCAAAGAGTTAAAGGAGCACCCGTTCTTCAGAAGAGCACCGCCACCCTTCTGTTGGGAGTCTCTGGAGAGACGGGAGATACCTCCGCCGTTCGTCCCTCGAATCACCCACGAGCTGGACACCAGTAATTTCTCAGACGAGTTCACCAAAATGATCGCCGCCGACAGTCCGGCGGTAGTTCCTCCGAACTACGACAAGATCTTCAGGGGCTACTCGTACGTAGCGCCTTCTGTACTGTTCGGGGACAACGTGGTCAGCAAAGACATCTTCAAGGAGGCGACTAAAGCTAGTACAGAATCTCAGCGACCATCGGCGTCGGACGTATTAGCGGCCAGGTTCGAGGAATCGACCTTCTTCCAGGTCTACGAGCTGGATCCGCGCGAGGAGGCTCTGGGTGACGGTAGTTTCTCAGTCTGCCGCAAGTGCAGACACAGGAAGACGCTACAGGAGTTCGCTGTGAAGATAGTCAGTCGTAGAATCGACTGCGGAAGGGAGGCGAACCTGCTGCGCACTTGTCAAGGACACCCGAACGTGGTCAAGCTGATCGAGGTACACCAGGACAGGGCGCACACGTACCTAGTGATGGAATTACTGTCGGGGGGAGAGTTATTGAGGAGGCCGAGGCCGTTCAGCGAGCAGCATGCCAGCAGGATAATGAGGCAGTTGGCCTCCGCGGTACGGTTCATGCACTCCAGAGGCGTGGTCCACAGAGACTTGAAGCCGGAGAACATAGTCTTCGCTCACGTAGGAGAGGATTCCTCGGTGAAGATCGTGGACTTCGGTTTCGCCAGGATAAAACGCGGCTGCGAGCCTCTGCACACGCCTTGTTTCACTCTTCCATACGCGGCCCCCGAGGTGGTAGCCAGGCAAGGGTACGACCAGAGCTGCGACCTCTGGAGTCTAGGCGCAATTCTCTACTCCATGCTGTCGGGGAAGCCTCCGTTCAGGACAGGCTCCCCGGACCTGGCTACCAGAATCAGGGCAGGGGAGATCGATTTCGACGGCGAGTCCTGGAACCACGTGTCCAGCCTCGCCAAGCAAGTCGCCAAGGGTCTGTTGACCGTCGACCCGAGTAAAAGACTGACAGCCAGCGGTCTAGCGAACCACCCTTGGCTGAACGAGACCAGTTCCTTCGACGTGACCACAACCGGCTCCTACGACGTTCATGCAGCCCACGAGCACGCGAATCCCAGCTTCCTGGAGAAGCCGGAGGGCTTCCGACTGCGCGAGGTGGACGGAGCCAGGTTGGCGCAGAGGAGAAAGCTTCATAAACGTTCCACCTCCAGCTCCGTCTCCTCTTCCGCCTCCACCACCTCCTCGAGCCCCTCTGTACAATTGTTAAGACCACCCAGCGCGGCTACCAATCTCGCTACCTCCGCTTCTCCGGCTCAACCGAGCGCCTTCGACTTCGGCGAGGACAAAGTGAACGAGTACCTCAGCTCCCTGTCCTCCTCCTCGGACTCGAACTCGCCCAGGATCATGCAGGAGACGCCCAAGAAGCGACGCAAGCGCGACGACGACCACTCGGACCAGGATATCTACTCGAAGCGGTACAAGAGGATCCACCTGGACAGTGAAGTTTATAAAAACAGGACTGGCCCGGTGACTAGGTCCAGGAAACGAAAACTCGAAGAACAAACCGTGAACGGTGGCGGTGATCCTCTGACGGCCGAGTTGCGCGAATCTTCTCGCGCGGACCTCAGAGAGATCCATCGGAAACAGAAGGCTGGGAAACGGCCCAAACGTTTGGCCACCATCATCTTAGAGTAG
- the LOC114880204 gene encoding ribosomal protein S6 kinase alpha-5-like isoform X3 codes for MTHFDLLKVLGTGAYGKVFLVRKRTGTDAGRLYAMKVLKKASIVQKKKTTEHTKTERQVLEAVRDSPFLVTLHYAFQTDAKLHLILDYVSGGELFTHLYQREHFTEDEVRIYIGEVILALEHLHKLGIIYRDIKLENILLDREGHIVLTDFGLSKEFLPHERDSNARAYSFCGTIEYMAPEVVRGGSAGHDIAVDWWSVGVLTYELLTGASPFTVEGEKNTQQDISRRILKTDPPIPSHLSPTVRDFILRLLVKDPRQRLGGGPSDAKELKEHPFFRRAPPPFCWESLERREIPPPFVPRITHELDTSNFSDEFTKMIAADSPAVVPPNYDKIFRGYSYVAPSVLFGDNVVSKDIFKEATKASTESQRPSASDVLAARFEESTFFQVYELDPREEALGDGSFSVCRKCRHRKTLQEFAVKIVSRRIDCGREANLLRTCQGHPNVVKLIEVHQDRAHTYLVMELLSGGELLRRPRPFSEQHASRIMRQLASAVRFMHSRGVVHRDLKPENIVFAHVGEDSSVKIVDFGFARIKRGCEPLHTPCFTLPYAAPEVVARQGYDQSCDLWSLGAILYSMLSGKPPFRTGSPDLATRIRAGEIDFDGESWNHVSSLAKQVAKGLLTVDPSKRLTASGLANHPWLNETSSFDVTTTGSYDVHAAHEHANPSFLEKPEGFRLREVDGARLAQRRKLHKRSTSSSVSSSASTTSSSPSVQLLRPPSAATNLATSASPAQPSAFDFGEDKVNEYLSSLSSSSDSNSPRIMQETPKKRRKRDDDHSDQDIYSKRYKRIHLDSEVYKNRTGPVTRSRKRKLEEQTVNGGGDPLTAELRESSRADLREIHRKQKAGKRPKRLATIILE; via the exons ATGACGCACTTCGATTTGCTGAAGGTCCTTGGAACTGGAG CTTACGGTAAGGTGTTCCTGGTGCGAAAGAGGACGGGCACCGATGCTGGACGTCTTTACGCCATGAAAGTATTGAAGAAAGCGTCGAtcgtgcagaagaagaagacgaccGAGCACACGAAAACGGAGAGACAAGTTCTGGAGGCCGTTCGAGACAGTCCTTTTTTAGTTACCTTGCATTACGCCTTTCAGACGGACGCCAAGCTCCATCTGATTTTAG ATTATGTCAGTGGTGGTGAGCTGTTTACGCATCTATATCAGCGGGAACACTTCACCGAGGACGAAGTGCGGATTTATATCGGGGAAGTTATTTTAGCGTTAGAACATTTGCACAAA CTGGGCATCATCTACAGggatattaaattagaaaatattctgCTGGACAGAGAGGGTCATATCGTGTTAACTGATTTCGGTTTAAGTAAAGAGTTTCTGCCGCACGAAAGGGACAGCAACGCCCGTGCTTACTCCTTTTGCGGAACTATCGAGTACATGGCACCGGAAGTGGTACGAGGGGGCTCAGCGGGACACGATATT GCAGTGGACTGGTGGAGCGTGGGCGTTCTTACGTACGAGCTGCTAACCGGCGCGTCTCCATTTACGGTGGAGGGTGAGAAGAACACGCAACAGGATATCTCACGAAGAATCCTCAAAACGGATCCTCCGATTCCCAGTCACCTCAGCCCAACCGTACGAGACTTTATCCTCCGTCTTCTGGTGAAGGATCCTCGACAGCGGTTGGGTGGTGGGCCGAGCGACGCCAAAGAGTTAAAGGAGCACCCGTTCTTCAGAAGAGCACCGCCACCCTTCTGTTGGGAGTCTCTGGAGAGACGGGAGATACCTCCGCCGTTCGTCCCTCGAATCACCCACGAGCTGGACACCAGTAATTTCTCAGACGAGTTCACCAAAATGATCGCCGCCGACAGTCCGGCGGTAGTTCCTCCGAACTACGACAAGATCTTCAGGGGCTACTCGTACGTAGCGCCTTCTGTACTGTTCGGGGACAACGTGGTCAGCAAAGACATCTTCAAGGAGGCGACTAAAGCTAGTACAGAATCTCAGCGACCATCGGCGTCGGACGTATTAGCGGCCAGGTTCGAGGAATCGACCTTCTTCCAGGTCTACGAGCTGGATCCGCGCGAGGAGGCTCTGGGTGACGGTAGTTTCTCAGTCTGCCGCAAGTGCAGACACAGGAAGACGCTACAGGAGTTCGCTGTGAAGATAGTCAGTCGTAGAATCGACTGCGGAAGGGAGGCGAACCTGCTGCGCACTTGTCAAGGACACCCGAACGTGGTCAAGCTGATCGAGGTACACCAGGACAGGGCGCACACGTACCTAGTGATGGAATTACTGTCGGGGGGAGAGTTATTGAGGAGGCCGAGGCCGTTCAGCGAGCAGCATGCCAGCAGGATAATGAGGCAGTTGGCCTCCGCGGTACGGTTCATGCACTCCAGAGGCGTGGTCCACAGAGACTTGAAGCCGGAGAACATAGTCTTCGCTCACGTAGGAGAGGATTCCTCGGTGAAGATCGTGGACTTCGGTTTCGCCAGGATAAAACGCGGCTGCGAGCCTCTGCACACGCCTTGTTTCACTCTTCCATACGCGGCCCCCGAGGTGGTAGCCAGGCAAGGGTACGACCAGAGCTGCGACCTCTGGAGTCTAGGCGCAATTCTCTACTCCATGCTGTCGGGGAAGCCTCCGTTCAGGACAGGCTCCCCGGACCTGGCTACCAGAATCAGGGCAGGGGAGATCGATTTCGACGGCGAGTCCTGGAACCACGTGTCCAGCCTCGCCAAGCAAGTCGCCAAGGGTCTGTTGACCGTCGACCCGAGTAAAAGACTGACAGCCAGCGGTCTAGCGAACCACCCTTGGCTGAACGAGACCAGTTCCTTCGACGTGACCACAACCGGCTCCTACGACGTTCATGCAGCCCACGAGCACGCGAATCCCAGCTTCCTGGAGAAGCCGGAGGGCTTCCGACTGCGCGAGGTGGACGGAGCCAGGTTGGCGCAGAGGAGAAAGCTTCATAAACGTTCCACCTCCAGCTCCGTCTCCTCTTCCGCCTCCACCACCTCCTCGAGCCCCTCTGTACAATTGTTAAGACCACCCAGCGCGGCTACCAATCTCGCTACCTCCGCTTCTCCGGCTCAACCGAGCGCCTTCGACTTCGGCGAGGACAAAGTGAACGAGTACCTCAGCTCCCTGTCCTCCTCCTCGGACTCGAACTCGCCCAGGATCATGCAGGAGACGCCCAAGAAGCGACGCAAGCGCGACGACGACCACTCGGACCAGGATATCTACTCGAAGCGGTACAAGAGGATCCACCTGGACAGTGAAGTTTATAAAAACAGGACTGGCCCGGTGACTAGGTCCAGGAAACGAAAACTCGAAGAACAAACCGTGAACGGTGGCGGTGATCCTCTGACGGCCGAGTTGCGCGAATCTTCTCGCGCGGACCTCAGAGAGATCCATCGGAAACAGAAGGCTGGGAAACGGCCCAAACGTTTGGCCACCATCATCTTAGAGTAG
- the LOC114880204 gene encoding ribosomal protein S6 kinase alpha-5-like isoform X1, with product MPKSRDSSSTMKNPEHESGYFEDGSDVETVAEETTVAEERKYGSSCYGLARGIHQLDVGDSSDPVPDHYEDRLNRVNLADSGGQRVDMTHFDLLKVLGTGAYGKVFLVRKRTGTDAGRLYAMKVLKKASIVQKKKTTEHTKTERQVLEAVRDSPFLVTLHYAFQTDAKLHLILDYVSGGELFTHLYQREHFTEDEVRIYIGEVILALEHLHKLGIIYRDIKLENILLDREGHIVLTDFGLSKEFLPHERDSNARAYSFCGTIEYMAPEVVRGGSAGHDIAVDWWSVGVLTYELLTGASPFTVEGEKNTQQDISRRILKTDPPIPSHLSPTVRDFILRLLVKDPRQRLGGGPSDAKELKEHPFFRRAPPPFCWESLERREIPPPFVPRITHELDTSNFSDEFTKMIAADSPAVVPPNYDKIFRGYSYVAPSVLFGDNVVSKDIFKEATKASTESQRPSASDVLAARFEESTFFQVYELDPREEALGDGSFSVCRKCRHRKTLQEFAVKIVSRRIDCGREANLLRTCQGHPNVVKLIEVHQDRAHTYLVMELLSGGELLRRPRPFSEQHASRIMRQLASAVRFMHSRGVVHRDLKPENIVFAHVGEDSSVKIVDFGFARIKRGCEPLHTPCFTLPYAAPEVVARQGYDQSCDLWSLGAILYSMLSGKPPFRTGSPDLATRIRAGEIDFDGESWNHVSSLAKQVAKGLLTVDPSKRLTASGLANHPWLNETSSFDVTTTGSYDVHAAHEHANPSFLEKPEGFRLREVDGARLAQRRKLHKRSTSSSVSSSASTTSSSPSVQLLRPPSAATNLATSASPAQPSAFDFGEDKVNEYLSSLSSSSDSNSPRIMQETPKKRRKRDDDHSDQDIYSKRYKRIHLDSEVYKNRTGPVTRSRKRKLEEQTVNGGGDPLTAELRESSRADLREIHRKQKAGKRPKRLATIILE from the exons ATGCCGAAGAGCCGGGACTCGTCGAGCACCATGAAGAATCCGGAACACGAGAGCGGATATTTCGAGGATGGTAGCGACGTGGAGACGGTCGCCGAGGAGACGACCGTAGCCGAAGAAAGGAAGTATGGATCGAGTTGTTACGGGCTTGCCAGGGGTATCCATCAGCTCGACGTCGGGGACTCCAGTGACCCGGTTCCCGATCACTACGAGGACAGATTGAACAGAG TGAACCTGGCCGACAGCGGAGGACAGAGGGTAGACATGACGCACTTCGATTTGCTGAAGGTCCTTGGAACTGGAG CTTACGGTAAGGTGTTCCTGGTGCGAAAGAGGACGGGCACCGATGCTGGACGTCTTTACGCCATGAAAGTATTGAAGAAAGCGTCGAtcgtgcagaagaagaagacgaccGAGCACACGAAAACGGAGAGACAAGTTCTGGAGGCCGTTCGAGACAGTCCTTTTTTAGTTACCTTGCATTACGCCTTTCAGACGGACGCCAAGCTCCATCTGATTTTAG ATTATGTCAGTGGTGGTGAGCTGTTTACGCATCTATATCAGCGGGAACACTTCACCGAGGACGAAGTGCGGATTTATATCGGGGAAGTTATTTTAGCGTTAGAACATTTGCACAAA CTGGGCATCATCTACAGggatattaaattagaaaatattctgCTGGACAGAGAGGGTCATATCGTGTTAACTGATTTCGGTTTAAGTAAAGAGTTTCTGCCGCACGAAAGGGACAGCAACGCCCGTGCTTACTCCTTTTGCGGAACTATCGAGTACATGGCACCGGAAGTGGTACGAGGGGGCTCAGCGGGACACGATATT GCAGTGGACTGGTGGAGCGTGGGCGTTCTTACGTACGAGCTGCTAACCGGCGCGTCTCCATTTACGGTGGAGGGTGAGAAGAACACGCAACAGGATATCTCACGAAGAATCCTCAAAACGGATCCTCCGATTCCCAGTCACCTCAGCCCAACCGTACGAGACTTTATCCTCCGTCTTCTGGTGAAGGATCCTCGACAGCGGTTGGGTGGTGGGCCGAGCGACGCCAAAGAGTTAAAGGAGCACCCGTTCTTCAGAAGAGCACCGCCACCCTTCTGTTGGGAGTCTCTGGAGAGACGGGAGATACCTCCGCCGTTCGTCCCTCGAATCACCCACGAGCTGGACACCAGTAATTTCTCAGACGAGTTCACCAAAATGATCGCCGCCGACAGTCCGGCGGTAGTTCCTCCGAACTACGACAAGATCTTCAGGGGCTACTCGTACGTAGCGCCTTCTGTACTGTTCGGGGACAACGTGGTCAGCAAAGACATCTTCAAGGAGGCGACTAAAGCTAGTACAGAATCTCAGCGACCATCGGCGTCGGACGTATTAGCGGCCAGGTTCGAGGAATCGACCTTCTTCCAGGTCTACGAGCTGGATCCGCGCGAGGAGGCTCTGGGTGACGGTAGTTTCTCAGTCTGCCGCAAGTGCAGACACAGGAAGACGCTACAGGAGTTCGCTGTGAAGATAGTCAGTCGTAGAATCGACTGCGGAAGGGAGGCGAACCTGCTGCGCACTTGTCAAGGACACCCGAACGTGGTCAAGCTGATCGAGGTACACCAGGACAGGGCGCACACGTACCTAGTGATGGAATTACTGTCGGGGGGAGAGTTATTGAGGAGGCCGAGGCCGTTCAGCGAGCAGCATGCCAGCAGGATAATGAGGCAGTTGGCCTCCGCGGTACGGTTCATGCACTCCAGAGGCGTGGTCCACAGAGACTTGAAGCCGGAGAACATAGTCTTCGCTCACGTAGGAGAGGATTCCTCGGTGAAGATCGTGGACTTCGGTTTCGCCAGGATAAAACGCGGCTGCGAGCCTCTGCACACGCCTTGTTTCACTCTTCCATACGCGGCCCCCGAGGTGGTAGCCAGGCAAGGGTACGACCAGAGCTGCGACCTCTGGAGTCTAGGCGCAATTCTCTACTCCATGCTGTCGGGGAAGCCTCCGTTCAGGACAGGCTCCCCGGACCTGGCTACCAGAATCAGGGCAGGGGAGATCGATTTCGACGGCGAGTCCTGGAACCACGTGTCCAGCCTCGCCAAGCAAGTCGCCAAGGGTCTGTTGACCGTCGACCCGAGTAAAAGACTGACAGCCAGCGGTCTAGCGAACCACCCTTGGCTGAACGAGACCAGTTCCTTCGACGTGACCACAACCGGCTCCTACGACGTTCATGCAGCCCACGAGCACGCGAATCCCAGCTTCCTGGAGAAGCCGGAGGGCTTCCGACTGCGCGAGGTGGACGGAGCCAGGTTGGCGCAGAGGAGAAAGCTTCATAAACGTTCCACCTCCAGCTCCGTCTCCTCTTCCGCCTCCACCACCTCCTCGAGCCCCTCTGTACAATTGTTAAGACCACCCAGCGCGGCTACCAATCTCGCTACCTCCGCTTCTCCGGCTCAACCGAGCGCCTTCGACTTCGGCGAGGACAAAGTGAACGAGTACCTCAGCTCCCTGTCCTCCTCCTCGGACTCGAACTCGCCCAGGATCATGCAGGAGACGCCCAAGAAGCGACGCAAGCGCGACGACGACCACTCGGACCAGGATATCTACTCGAAGCGGTACAAGAGGATCCACCTGGACAGTGAAGTTTATAAAAACAGGACTGGCCCGGTGACTAGGTCCAGGAAACGAAAACTCGAAGAACAAACCGTGAACGGTGGCGGTGATCCTCTGACGGCCGAGTTGCGCGAATCTTCTCGCGCGGACCTCAGAGAGATCCATCGGAAACAGAAGGCTGGGAAACGGCCCAAACGTTTGGCCACCATCATCTTAGAGTAG